In Musa acuminata AAA Group cultivar baxijiao chromosome BXJ3-11, Cavendish_Baxijiao_AAA, whole genome shotgun sequence, one DNA window encodes the following:
- the LOC135583393 gene encoding protein SUPPRESSOR OF FRI 4-like: MGKKKKRPSKVWCYYCDRVFDDEKILVQHQKAKHFKCHVCHKKLSTAGGMAIHVLQVHKETVTKVPNAKPDRESTEIEIYGMQGIPPDILAAHYGEDEEVSVKAAKLEVPSTGLVGGVVPGPLGIRFPPPTLYGSVPPVYNPTIPVMPPTWPLPAAQPRPWFRPPLAVSVPPPVVAPQQPLFPVQNVTAPMTSTSAPGLQSPLQAGPPGLPSSAPPAVSQPLFPIHSPAGAPAQRSPFLTTSSLAIISSSSPTMLKGGMPYANSHMYASGPNTENPSIGPPPVISNKPPPSNPTTNEVYLLWDDEAMSMEERRMSLAKYQVHDETSQMSSIDAAIDRRISERRLAGRMTF; the protein is encoded by the exons atggggaagaagaagaagcgcccGTCGAAGGTGTGGTGCTACTACTGCGATCGGGTGTTCGACGACGAGAAGATCCTTGTCCAGCATCAGAAGGCCAAGCACTTCAAGTGCCATGTATGTCACAAGAAGCTCTCCACCGCCGGTGGCATGGCCATCCACGTCCTCCAGGTCCACAAGGAGACGGTCACCAA AGTTCCCAATGCCAAACCTGATAGAGAATCAACAGAGATCGAGATTTATGGAATGCAAGGAATTCCTCCTGATATTTTAGCAGCTCACTATGGAGAGG ATGAAGAGGTATCAGTAAAGGCAGCTAAACTGGAAGTTCCATCCACTGGGCTCGTTGGTGGAGTGGTTCCTGGTCCACTGGGCATCAGATTCCCTCCCCCAACATTATATGGTTCAGTTCCACCAGT ATACAATCCCACAATTCCAGTGATGCCTCCAACATGGCCTCTTCCAGCTGCTCAACCACGGCCTTGGTTTCGACCGCCATTGGCTGTTTCAGTACCTCCACCTGTTGTGGCACCACAACAGCCATTATTTCCTGTCCAAAATGTTACAGCTCCTATGACCTCCACTTCTGCCCCTGGACTTCAATCACCACTTCAAGCTGGTCCACCTGGCCTGCCCTCATCTGCACCACCTGCAGTATCCCAACCACTATTTCCAATCCACAGTCCAGCTGGTGCACCTGCTCAGAGGTCTCCATTTTTGACAACATCTTCACTTGCAATCATTTCATCAAGCTCCCCAACAATGTTGAAAG GTGGTATGCCATATGCAAACTCACATATGTATGCATCTGGTCCAAACACTGAGAATCCTTCAATTGGACCTCCACCTGTAATATCCAACAAACCACCTCCTTCTAATCCTACCACAAATGAGGTCTACTTGTTATGGGATGATGAAGCAATGTCAATG GAGGAAAGAAGAATGTCTCTAGCAAAGTATCAGGTGCATGATGAAACTAGCCAG ATGAGCTCCATCGATGCAGCTATAGACAGAAGAATATCTGAGAGACGGCTTGCTGGCCGTATGACATTCTAG